DNA sequence from the Candidatus Acidiferrales bacterium genome:
GAGCGCGGCCGAGCTCGAGGCGCTGATCGGCGAGCGCGACTACCGGGAATTCCTCAATCCGAAGAACGAGCTGTATCGAACCATGAACATGAAGACAAATCGGCCATCGCGCGCCAGGGCCATCGAGATGATGATGAAGGAACCGAATTTGATCCGGCGGCCGATTCTGGCCCGCGGCAAAGAGATCGTGCTCGGGTTCGATGAAAAGCGCTATGCGGAAATGGCTTCATAGCGTAACTCTGTCCCGCCACGGCGGGGCGGGCTCACGAGCAAGATGAGTTCAAGGACACAGCGCCGTGAACAAGCAACTCATCCGGCAGCTCATTAACGGCCAAGCCCATGACCTGGCGATCTACCCCAATCGCTCCCTGCTTGAGGTGCTTCGGGAGGAGATCAGCCTCACCGGGACGAAGTGCGGCTGCGATGATTCAAGCTGCGGCTGCTGCACCGTCCTGGTGAACGGCATGCCGATGCTCTCCTGCGTGATGCTGGCGGCCAGCTACCAGGAGGCCGAGATCACGACGATTGAAGGCGTCGCGCGAGAGGGGCAGCTCGACCCGCTTCAGCGCGGTTTCTGCGAAGCCGGCGGAGCGCAGTGCGGATTTTGCACCCCGGGCATGATCATTACCGCGCGAGCCCTCCTTGAAGCGAACCCGAATCCCAGCCATGAGGAAATCAACCAGGCACTCGGCGGCAACCTTTGCCGCTGTACGGGCTACACACAGATCCTCGAATCCATCGATCGAGCCATCCAATTGATGCGCATCCATCGGGAAGCGGCGGTAGGGAGGTAAGCGTGGCGGAGTTCACTACTATCGGCAAACGCCTCGCCATGCTTGACGCGCCCGCGAAAGTCACCGGCGCCGGCCTGTATGCCGATGACCTCAAGCTGCCCGGCATGCTGGTCGGCAAAATTCTACATAGCCCGCACCCGCATGCCCACATTCGCGCCATCCACACCGAAAAGGCTGAGGCGCTCCCCGGGGTCCATGCCGTCGCCACCGGGCAAGATGTGCCCCGGCCCTATGGCATCCTGCCCATTGGCCATGATGAGTGCGTCTTCACGGCTGACAAAGCGCGCTACATCGGCGACAACGTTGCCGGGGTCGCCGCGGTGGACACGGCCACGGCCGAGCGAGCCCTGGAATTGATCGAAGTGGACTATGAATCGCTGCCGGCCTTTTTCGATCCCATCGAGTCCATGAAAGCCGCCGAGCACCGGCTGCACGCCGACAAGCCCAACAATATCGAAAAGGAATATCACCATGTCTTTGGCGACCCGGAAGAGGGTTTTCTTGAGGCCGCCTGCGTCCGTGAGGATCACTTTTACTGCAGCGAGGTAACCCACGCCGCCATGGAGCCCCACGCGACGCTCGCCGCCTTTGATGCGGATGGCCGGCTCACGGTGTGGTCTTCGACCCAGGTTCCCTATTACCTGCAGCGGACGCTTTCCGAAGTTCTCGAACTCCCCATGAGCCAGATTCGCGTCATCAAGCCGCTGATTGGCGGCGGCTTTGGTGGAAAGAGCGAGGTCATTTCCGTCGAAGTTGCCGCGGCGGTGCTGGCGCGCAAGGCGCAGAGGCCGGTGAAGATATGCTACACGCGCGAGGAGGTTTTCTACGCCCATCGCGGCCGGCCGATCACCATCATTGACTTGAAAACAGGAGTGAGCCGGGAGGGCAAAATCACCGCCGTGGAAGCGCGGGTGGTTCAAGACGGCGGCGCCTATTGCGGCTACGGCCCGGTAACGATTCTCTATTCCGGCGCGCTCTTGAACGCGATGTATCACATTCCGAACGTCCGCTATGACGGCTATCGCGTTCTGACGAACAAGCCGGCTTGTGGGGCCATGCGCGGCCACGGCACGGTGAACGTGCGCTTTGCCTTCGAGTCGCAATTGGACATGCTGGCGGAGGAGATCGGGATGGACGCGGCGGAAATTCGACGGCGCAATTTCCTGCAAGCGCCCTGCATGACGGTGAACGGCCTGCGGGTGACCAGCTATGGTTATCCGGAATGCGTGGAAAAAGTGGTGGAGCGCTCCGGCTGGCGTGAGAAGAAAGGCAAGTTGCCCTTCGGCAAAGGCATGGGCCTGGCCGGGAGCCATTACGTCAGCGGGGCGGCGAACCCCATCATTCGCTCGAACATGCCGCACACCACCGTCAACATCAAGGTGGATCGCGACGCCACGGTCACTCTCTTCAGCGGCGCTTCCGAGATTGGCCAGGGGTCGGACACGATTCAGGTTCAGCTCGTAGCCGAAGAATTGGGGGTGAGCGTCGAGCGGGTCAAACTGGTTGCGGCGGACACCGATTTGACGCCGGTGGACCTGGGCAGCTATTCGAGCCGGGTGACGTTTATGGCCGGGAATGCTTGTCTCGAAGCTGCCCGCGAGATGAAGCGCCAAATCCTGGAAGTGGTGGGCAAGCGGTTCGCCTGTCCGGCCGAGCGCATCCTTTTCCGCGATGAGCGAGTCTTTTGCCCTGACGATCCTGAGAGGGCGATGAGCTTTGAACAGGCAGTCCTCGCCGCCCTGGACGCTCCCGGCGCGCCCGATGCGCGCGCTCTGGTAGCGAAAGGAACTTATACGCCGCCGGCGGAGGCACAAGGG
Encoded proteins:
- a CDS encoding (2Fe-2S)-binding protein; protein product: MNKQLIRQLINGQAHDLAIYPNRSLLEVLREEISLTGTKCGCDDSSCGCCTVLVNGMPMLSCVMLAASYQEAEITTIEGVAREGQLDPLQRGFCEAGGAQCGFCTPGMIITARALLEANPNPSHEEINQALGGNLCRCTGYTQILESIDRAIQLMRIHREAAVGR
- a CDS encoding ArsC/Spx/MgsR family protein, encoding SAAELEALIGERDYREFLNPKNELYRTMNMKTNRPSRARAIEMMMKEPNLIRRPILARGKEIVLGFDEKRYAEMAS
- the hcrA gene encoding 4-hydroxybenzoyl-CoA reductase subunit alpha yields the protein MAEFTTIGKRLAMLDAPAKVTGAGLYADDLKLPGMLVGKILHSPHPHAHIRAIHTEKAEALPGVHAVATGQDVPRPYGILPIGHDECVFTADKARYIGDNVAGVAAVDTATAERALELIEVDYESLPAFFDPIESMKAAEHRLHADKPNNIEKEYHHVFGDPEEGFLEAACVREDHFYCSEVTHAAMEPHATLAAFDADGRLTVWSSTQVPYYLQRTLSEVLELPMSQIRVIKPLIGGGFGGKSEVISVEVAAAVLARKAQRPVKICYTREEVFYAHRGRPITIIDLKTGVSREGKITAVEARVVQDGGAYCGYGPVTILYSGALLNAMYHIPNVRYDGYRVLTNKPACGAMRGHGTVNVRFAFESQLDMLAEEIGMDAAEIRRRNFLQAPCMTVNGLRVTSYGYPECVEKVVERSGWREKKGKLPFGKGMGLAGSHYVSGAANPIIRSNMPHTTVNIKVDRDATVTLFSGASEIGQGSDTIQVQLVAEELGVSVERVKLVAADTDLTPVDLGSYSSRVTFMAGNACLEAAREMKRQILEVVGKRFACPAERILFRDERVFCPDDPERAMSFEQAVLAALDAPGAPDARALVAKGTYTPPAEAQGGKFKGAGVGPSPAYSYSAQVAEVTVDPETGQVTVDRIIAAHDCGRALNPLSVEGQVQGSVWMGLGQALQEELIWEKGRLMNPSMLEYRTASTLESPPIETILVESVDPEGPMGAKEAGEGSLAAALPAVANAIYDAVGVRIKSLPITPEKILKALREKEKQSKGTQKDEPAGI